One bacterium genomic region harbors:
- a CDS encoding alanine--glyoxylate aminotransferase family protein: LKLLSESPSDAVTAVLLPEGVDGDKLVKILRTKYGMSIAGGQEQLKGKIIRISHLGWQDEFDVLTAISGVGVGLREMGVEIDIEKGISVARKILFG, translated from the coding sequence CTTAAACTTCTCTCTGAATCACCTTCGGATGCAGTGACGGCGGTCTTATTACCTGAAGGTGTGGATGGTGATAAACTGGTAAAAATTTTAAGGACAAAATATGGTATGTCCATAGCAGGCGGGCAGGAACAACTAAAAGGTAAAATCATAAGAATTTCCCACCTTGGCTGGCAGGATGAGTTTGATGTCCTCACAGCAATCAGCGGTGTTGGTGTGGGACTTAGGGAAATGGGTGTTGAGATTGACATTGAAAAAGGCATCTCAGTCGCCCGGAAGATATTATTTGGTTGA